The segment TCgccttttttctttttcttctttgGTTCTTCACTGGGTTCTTCAACATGCGTGTTTATAGCAACTGTGTTGTAACCAAGTCTCTCTAAGAAATATAACTTATTGACGTCGTATTTTTTACCGAGGGATAGGTCACAGAAGCCCCAGTTTCTTGTCGATGCCATATTCTCCCAAGATGAAATTAAGCACTTATTTCGAAATATTGTGaattttaaacaatattttttaacaaaaaaacaacAAACTATACTATGTATCCCACACTTCTTTAGGTTATAAAGCTACGTAAGCTACGTTTCAATTCAagcatatttgtaattactgtTTACGATTAATTGATGGCTtttaataaaactttaaaacttgCATACATGTATTCTGTATTTATTACCATGTTGATCAAAATGTATACGTAATATTGcaaaaatgaataaattaattacaaaatattCTTTTCCGTATCTTCTCTTCaacattttttgtttgaaatggaGTGTTACTATTTATGTCAAACAAATGTCATCGTATCAGCTGAGACATTCGTTCAGAAATCGTATGGAATTTCTTGATATTTTAATAATCGATTGTATGCGATGCAAAATATCGGATATAATTATGTTCTCACAGTCGAAGTTTGAAGGCAGAGATTTGGTCAAATTCTGGATCATACTTTATTCATACTCTCAGTTCGAGTGTGAGGTGTGTAACGAATACAAATTTGttgtttacttttaaatattttttcgacATTTTACATGACATTCAACCTTTGTTTATGCTTGTGTAGTGCATTCTCCTTCTGTTATTATGTCAAAACGTCATTGTTTTGTCATAGTTTTGTCAATTTTCCACATTTATTTCAGGTTATAGTttgttgtaatattttgttagtacGAACACGTTATGGTTGTTCGCATAATTATTGCTGGTGAATCCCAATGCGAGAAGTTTGCCCAAATAATTTTGGTGGTGGATCATCTCTCTCAAAATCTACCAAACTTTTGTTATGAAcgtatagaaaaaaatatttctgaatGGAAAGTAAGAAGTATATTACGGGCTACTTTTAAGTTACAAACTAGCAAAATTAGAAACATTTGAACTTTTACTACCTACCTAACCTATATATTCCTTTTCAGACATGGCTTTCCAAGGTAAATCATAAATATAAATGGCATCACATGGGATCTCCTTTAGTTTGGAAAGAACTCTTAATGAAGGAAGTAAGCCATATTATATTGGTGGTCTTCCAGAGTTTTTAGATTATTGCCATTCATATTACAAATTTGACTATTTTATGGCGGATTCTAAATTCAAAGGCTTGACTGAAAACTGTAATCAATATCggacaaaaattaaaaaggacAAACAAGATGTACAGTCGAAAATGTCTGCAGAACATAGGATACCAGAAAGTGTATCAAAAAATGATTATGTTGTATGTATATCAGGAGCTGGATATCAGTTGTCGGAACATCTACTATCACAGCTACTAGAACTCTCGGTTGGCACTAAAACTATAGCCAAAATATTTATCTATGATAGGGAATGCCCTAGCGCACCTATAGATAAGATAGAACATGAATGTAGTTACATTGAAACGAACTACTCTGGAAAAGTAGTAAAATGTGTTGAAAAAATTGGTATAGCTCTAACTTATTGTGACCTTTTGATAGTATTGGATCACGTGCCCTTTGAGTAAGTAAAGTCTGTAAAGTAAGGTTTTTAGTAAAGCCTGAACAGCTGTTCATATATTCCCATAGACTTAAATGTTATGTTGTGTTTTCAGGATGGATTTGCCTATTGGGGATTGGTTAGAAGCTAACAAGCACATAATGGAAGAAATAGCTTTAATGCTTAATGCATCGGCACCGCGAGATATACGTATTCTATTGCCTAATCTTGGTCCAGCATGTTACAATGCAACAATCCTAATGAAAGCGgcgaacattgaaaaacataACATAGTGGTAGCGACTTCGGATTTAGGCTTGGAGGTAGCTCCAGTAATAGCGGAAATAGCAGAAGTGCCTATGCGAACCATGTTCTGTCCTCCTGTGTGGGGATTTGTGGGAGTTAATCACTTAGTGGATATAAGAACtacaatacataaatacaatacattCCAGCCTTACAAGAGATACACAAGGGTCAAAAATTCTACCTTAAATATAGGTTCCATTACTCCAGAAATGAGAACAATggaatatttaatgatatttgaTAATACTTTGTGGACGAAGGTCGTGGAAAAGAGAGTAAGTATATGTTTGGTTCTCAAGTTCCCTCTTCCTCAATGgatataggtattttataaataatacatattacGTGCACTGAAAGTAAGAGGTACTCAAACTTAATACgtattatgtacttacctagTTTCACTAGGTAcaattattcattttaatattcTTTCAGAAACAAGCAAGCTTATCACAATTACCAATTAATAAAATCGTCAGTCTTGTTAATGTGGTCAAACTTTGGCTCTTTGGTGCTGAACCTGATGAGATCATTTGTCTCGGCATAAAATGTAATGGTGGGTATAGCATTAACTTATTATCTTAAATATTTGAATCCTAGCCTAGCGCGTCGTATTGTTTCCTGATTTCTTTCTTTCTTGGTTTTGTGAGAATTTCATACTCCTTATTGTCTCATAATACTAATAAGTACTACTTACTAAGGAAGTATAAATCTGGACGAACAACTTAACATACTTACTAACACGATTTAATTGACATatgtaattatgaatttttaatttatacctACTTGATTTTATATCAACCATAATATTGTTTTTACAGGATCGTTTAATTTACATTTCGACGGTGCCTTCTCACAACCAGCGCATTATATTAATGGAAAGTGGATACCAGCGGATAATTATTTAATGCCAAGAGATCCTGAAATGAAACTACCACATTTAGAGGAAATGGCACGATTATGCATGAATATGCAAAAGGGAAATTTACCAAAAGTTGCATCTTATACACCATGTAGTTGTAAACTAAGTAAATCTACGAAAGTAGGAAAGAGTTCTCGTATTTACAAGTAGTCTATTATTTAAAGCAATTCTGTTTGGTTttcctttttattttataccaaCTAATTTCTCATCGTATATCGTATCCGTTTAATAATCGATGCTATGAAACTTTCGATGACTGATAACAATCGATTTAAAACGATTGTTCTAGTTTCTGAACGTTATCACAAACAAGTCTGGTCACTTCGTTTCGCATCGAAGCACTCGTAGCTTTACAACATTAGTGCAAAACGAAACGTTGCTAGAATATGACGGGTCTCATGTTCTGCGAAGCGATGTTATGACGTGCAGCAACTGTCTTTGTTTCAACAACATTCATATAGTTTTCGAGAAGATTGTTAGTGAAAATGTTGTGATAGATCGTTTTTAGTATGATGTGATACGCCGTGGTATTGCGACATGAATTTTCCCAAAGCATGACCGTGCCAATAGGAGTTATTAGCATAGTTAGGATTTCGTATTGGTTAAGTTGTGTGAATGTTGTGCCAATAATGAGATAGTGGAGTGTTGTGATGTGGTTCGGGGACATGCGGGGGGTGCTGTGGATGGCGTGGGTGGCCGCGGCGGTGGCAGCGGTGGCCGCGACTCCGCTGGAGTCCGAGGTGCCCGTCCCGCGAGGTGAGAGGAAGAACCTTGCCACCTACGCTCGCCCCCGAGCCTGCTCAAGCCTCTCGTTAACGTTGCATGCGCTACTGCACAACTCACACAATACTTTTTCTGTCATTGAAAGTGATTTGGTGGAAGCTACTTAAACTTTTATGTTATTGAACttttgtttatgttttaatAAACTTGTACGCTTGAATGCATGTGCCTTATTTAACAGTAGTCTGCTTTATAACAGCTAAGAAAGCATAATATTATACTAATCAGGCTGTGGCAACAGGCATGTATGTGTTAGAACAATTAACAATATGAACATGGGTCAAGGTCTCAGTGATTCAAGTAACAATAGCTATTAactttcatttaattaaattcactATTGGATAGTCTTTACAAATGAATGAGGTAGGTATATGGTGATTAAAGTATTTAGGACATGACAGAATATTTTCAAACAATCCTATTTTTGTATAGTGAATACCCTTTGAATTTCAGACTCATGCAACAGTTATTGCTGTTTTAAATAACTAGACATACagtcatgtaaataaatatgtttgtaATTTTGTCTTAAGATATATTTAATGTAACACCTTGATCATCATTCTTATTTCAAGTACGCCTTGAATAATTACAGTTTTGTAAAATCCTTATTGTTCAGATAATCCaaacatattttttgtgttATCATCACTCTCCATGGGGCAGGTTGAAGGTGACATAAAATTCTGAAGATTGCTAAAATCATATAAAAATTTAGattgtaagtattcaaaaattattcaagtaTGTCAATTGTCGGTTATACTCGGTTGGTTGGTGCTGGTTAAACCTGTGAATACCGAAATGGAAATATGGCGTTTCTGACCATAAAATAACAGTATTGACAGTCCAGGATTCAATATCTACTTACTGTTAAGCAGTGCACATTTGGGCAACATATCTATTCCTAGAGTTGCCGAGTTGTAATGACAAATTATGTCAATGTTTTATTTCTATGAAAAGGTCTCTATATATTAAAATGAGTACAtccatatacatatttaaatatttcaataagTCCCAAGAAAGTTGAACATCTGTAAAAAAGGATAACTTCCTGATCCACCTTACCATACATGTTTAGTTCTCAATTTCATTGATAtttgaaaaaacatttttataaataacagtCACCAGTGAGCTTATATTTacgtttaaatattattatgttctaaaaatattttccaaaaataatataaacacaGTTCATTGAACTTAATGTCACTTTATAGTTTTATCTAGATCacatattaaaaatataggttCAATAACCAAATAGTTTTTGTTATGACGAAATTTGATGATATCCATTAATAGTCATGATTAATTTTAATCACTGTGTTTACTTCAATTTTTCTGTATTACTTTATGCGGAGgtagtaagtaaataaagatgGGTGTTTTGACTTCACATAAAACTTAATTCCTCGCGATTACGCcgtttcagtaaataataacGTCTTACTCAATAACAAAAGTCACGTCCAATTTCGCTAGCCTTACAGAAGCTTACAAGAAATTTAATTTTGTCTATCCGTCTTAGCCGCCGCGGCTCACAGGAGGTCGGCAAGCCCACCTGGACCTAACAGACGACGTGAGACATCTCAAATTGGTCTAGCGGGGCGCACGGCCTAATGACGGACGATCGCTTTATTTGGCTAGAGGTCGGCCACAAATCCCCACAAATTGCTCCCAGAGACGATAATCTGGCAGCTATCGGTCCAGCCTTCTCCTACGATTTAGCGCGCACATTAGTTCTCGCTACGCTAAAGAATGTTCTCATTTTCTTCTCTAATCTACATTGGGTAGTATTTTCGGATCTCGGATTTCAATTTGTTACGGTCTCGTTAAGGAAATCGCTTCGCTATTGCGGCGCGGCTCAATATAATTTGTTGGAGAATAAAGGCGCAGATGGTAATTCATTCGGGATACCGATTGATGCCGATTGGATTCGCCCCGTGGCATTCCACTTTGGGTTTAAAACATTCCCCGAATTAGTTATCCTCCATTCAGTGTTTTTTACGCAGAAGCCTTTGAAACCGATAGCAGCTAATGCATACCAAACGACGTTCTTATGTAACTGATTGAACAGCATTATTCAACTCTGAGAGCTAACCTTTGAAAAATGTCGCAAAAATTTCGGTAGCACGGTCACGCTCACGCGTTGGCGGATTTCAAAGTTCATAAACTGTATCCAATGTTTATGAAGTTTGTTTTTTTGGTCGATCTGTGAACAATTTGTTGCGTGACTCAATTTTAGTCCCGGGCTCAGACGTCTGATCAGTATGCGTGACGTGCCAGGCTTTGCAGGGCTTCGTAAGTGATGGCTCCAACAAATTACTACTCATCACGGAATTACCGTGTTTTCTGTAACCGCACTGCTCTTAAAACTATTAACACACTTAAGATGCCAAGCGAAGATCATAGTTTACTGCAGCCTCGTCTCGTCAAAGGTTTTTCTTGACGTTCATTCCTCTTCATCATTAGGTACAATACCTGGTATATAGGTCCCTACAATTTGCGTGGCAGTATTCTTAACGTAGACCGTACGTGTGTCGAATCGTTTTCATATTCTACTACATAGCGTGTCACGGCTTGAAAGGACGTGTTCCGTGGTGAGATTTTACTAATGAACAAGGCAGGTCGTTCGCAGGATGGATGGCGAGGAGTGGAGACATGCGGGCGTAATTAATCTTTGCGTCGGTTACGATCAAAGGGCACGTTGTCACTGGACTGGATGTGATCGATATACTTGACCCTCGGAACggattttatcatttattacgAGATTGTGTCGTCTTGTATTGTCCAAGGCTGGGTGCCGCCATTTTAGATGCAATACAAGTATCTCTCTGTCATTTGAGGATGGGATCTTCCGTCCTTGTGTTATTTTTCTTTACAACTTTGCGTCTACATAGATGTTACGCATTTGAGTAAATACAACTACACAATTACACatttgataaaaaaacacaGGTGGAATACCACCTTAAGTGACTTATGCCGTCAGCGAGCCTGCTAAAAAAGGGAACCTTAGTCTCCAAAGctaaataaaaacgtgttgcatAGGACAAAATAGTCGTCAACGGTACCGATTATTAATTCTTATCATGGCTCTTATTTAAATGAGGATATATTTCTAGTTTTATAAGATACGTTTTTGCATATCAAACACGGTATCGCAGCTCAGCGGCGGACAGGTTTGCTAGCTAATAAGGCACTGGTTTCTCCTATTTTGGCTCGAAGCACCTGTATAGCACACCGGATGCTCACAGACCAGTATTTACTCCATTTTTGCTTAGGTGGTGCTACCTGGTCCAGACATAAACGGTTACTTAGACTTCAAATAggaatttacttttttcttgtATGTTATACTTTATATGCTCGACAGgaattttaataatttcattACAGTAATCTCTTAGttaatgaaatgtttttttttgtgtgtttaTCTCTGTTATTTTTTGAAGACGCGAAGAACGTTAAGCGCTCCTAAGCTGAGTAACCTTTTATGTTTAAGTGCTTTACCTTATCTGAGTTTACTCCGTGTTTGCTCAAATAGAATTTCAAGAGCCTTCTAAATCTTATCACgaaaatattgaatacacaGCATATTTCTTTATTGTCATTTTTGCGT is part of the Leguminivora glycinivorella isolate SPB_JAAS2020 chromosome 3, LegGlyc_1.1, whole genome shotgun sequence genome and harbors:
- the LOC125224605 gene encoding LOW QUALITY PROTEIN: putative malate dehydrogenase 1B (The sequence of the model RefSeq protein was modified relative to this genomic sequence to represent the inferred CDS: inserted 1 base in 1 codon), encoding MGSPLVWKELXNEGSKPYYIGGLPEFLDYCHSYYKFDYFMADSKFKGLTENCNQYRTKIKKDKQDVQSKMSAEHRIPESVSKNDYVVCISGAGYQLSEHLLSQLLELSVGTKTIAKIFIYDRECPSAPIDKIEHECSYIETNYSGKVVKCVEKIGIALTYCDLLIVLDHVPFEMDLPIGDWLEANKHIMEEIALMLNASAPRDIRILLPNLGPACYNATILMKAANIEKHNIVVATSDLGLEVAPVIAEIAEVPMRTMFCPPVWGFVGVNHLVDIRTTIHKYNTFQPYKRYTRVKNSTLNIGSITPEMRTMEYLMIFDNTLWTKVVEKRKQASLSQLPINKIVSLVNVVKLWLFGAEPDEIICLGIKCNGSFNLHFDGAFSQPAHYINGKWIPADNYLMPRDPEMKLPHLEEMARLCMNMQKGNLPKVASYTPCSCKLSKSTKVGKSSRIYK